Sequence from the Equus asinus isolate D_3611 breed Donkey chromosome 5, EquAss-T2T_v2, whole genome shotgun sequence genome:
gaaCTGACTTCTCTTTTAGAAAGCTCCCTCTGGCTGGTGGTTGAGAGGAgagcctggagggcagggcagggagtcCAGTTAGGAGGCATGacataatccaggtgagagatgctgCTGGCGTGGACGGTATGGTAGCCGAGGAGGTGGTGAGTAGTTGTCCGAACCTGGGTGCATCCTGCAGTGAAGCTGACAGCATTTGATGACGAGTTAGATGCAGCATGTGAGAAAGGAAGGAGGTGCTGATGCAGGAATGTTATGTCCTGAACAACTAGAAAGATGGGGTTGCCATCAACAGAATGGGACTGCAGAGGGAGCTGGTTTGAGGCGGAAGAGGTTTGGGTTCTGGTCCTTGACGTGTTATGGTTGGGATCCCTACTGAGCGTCCTCAGAGAGATGTCAGCTAGGCTGTTGGATGTAGGGGTCTGAGTTGTTGGGAGAAGAGCAGGTGCGGGGGTCAGACTGAGAGTGCAGGTGCAGGTGAGCAGAGCATCAGGCCGGAGCCCTTCGGCGGCCATCCTTCAGACACGGGGGTAGGGGTGGAGCCAGCAAAGGAGGCTGAGGAGCGGGGCGGTGCACTCACCTGTGCTAACCACAGCGGACAGGTCAGGCAGATGCTGGAGGCTTGGCCGCTGGAGTCAGCACCGCCGTAGACACTTCTCTCTCTTGCAGCTGCCCAGGACCAGGCGAAGGAAGAGTACAGAGCAGCAGCGGAACAGGCCGTGTCTGTCCGACAGCAGGCTGCCGTACGTGCTAACTTTTCTGCTTTTACTTTTGAGAAACCAGATACCCCTGGTGGTGATCAGGAGTTTCCTCAAATATCAGGAGGACTTACCCTGTGCTTCAAATTCATTGCTTTTGTCTTTCCAGTTCAGTTAGTGCCTGCCTCATTTCCCCTCAAAAAAGTttatattaggggctggcccggtggcacaggggttaagttggcacgttccgcttcggtggcccggggttcgccggttcggatcccgggtgcggacatggcgccgcttggcaagccgtgctgtggtaggcatcccacgtataaagtagaggaagatgggcatggatgttagctcagggccagccttcctcagcgaaaagaggaggattggcagtagttagctcaggactaatcttcctcaaaaaaaaaaaaaagtttatattatAATTCCTCTTGAATGATTTCTTCTGCTGTGTTTATGGTAAGTGTACCACCAACTATAGCAGTAGACAGAGTATTGAAGCTTACAGTAGTGAAGCCTGCTCTGTGTGTCCCCCTCTGCCCTAGTCAATGTTTCATTCTCCACACCTCCCCCCGCCAGGACTCCAGAATGCTTAACCCCTGCCTTTCTTAAGTGGCCTGATGTCTTTCTTCAGCTAGGAACTTGTTCCAACTGGCTTTAGCCCTGCTCAGACTTTCAGTCAGCGCTCCTCTCCCCATCACCAAATCGATCTTTCCTAGCACAGCAGGCAGCTGAATCCCCAGCAGTGTGCTGCCTCTGGAGACACACAGCAGTATCTCCTGTCTCATACACACCCATGCTTCTTCCCTGTGGGTTTGTTCAATCTACAGCTAGAAAACGCTGCCAAGAAGAGAGAACGAACAAGTGACTCAAGGACCACagaacagaaacaagagaagaaaCGACTCAAAATTGCCAAGAAACCAAAAGACCCAGATCCACCAGAAAAAGACTTTACCCCTTATGACTACAGCCAGTCGGATTTCAAGGCTTTTGCTGGTGAGGCCAGAACTGGTGCCCTGGAAGAAATGTCTGACCATGTTAGATGGGAGGAAGCTATAGAGTAAAGGAGAAGCACTACTCAGGCCCAGATTAAGCCCTCCCTAAGACATGGCCCCAGCCAAGCGTTACTGGAGCAgtccagagagaggcagagacagcacAGAGACCACGCCCCAGCACACCGCCCTCCTGCCTCAGGAGCTAACTTGCACCGGCCACAGGGCAGTTTAGCAGGCCAGCATCCATTCTAATCGTGGCAGCATCCTTCCTTACAATACTTGTGCTCAGAAACACATTTTCTCccagatagacacacacacacacacacacacagtaaaggTTTTTTGTTGAGAAAGCCTAATGCCCATGAGGTGAAGCTCTGGTTGCTAGTGAGAGTCTGTCTACTTTGAAGGGGCTGCAGGTGGCAGTCTTGACTCTGCATAGCAGCCTCCTTGGCAACGCGTCCCTTTGAGGAAAGAAGGCGGGGCAGGACAGTGGCATCATCTGGCACAGAGACCAGAATGGGTCTCCTTGATGTAAAAGTGGCCAGTGCCTTAGCCACCTGCCCCGACCTGAAAATAGCTCTCTGAGAAACGAGCCTCGTCTTCGGCTGCCTTTTGCCCCTGGTAACATGATGCACGAGTTTATGTCAGCTGTAAGTGCCTTGTCATAAAGTGGGTAGTAAACTGACAGCCCAAACTTCCTGAATATTGTGTGCCCGCCCAGCAGTAGGCCTCTTGTGTATTAACTCGTGTACAGGATCActggcctctctcttctcttccctttcaggAAACAGCAAATCCAAACCTTCTTCCCAGTTTGATCCAAATAAGCAGACCCAGTCTGGCAAGGTAAGAAATACACTGGAGCACTCTAGCGTGCTCACGGTGCTATTTTTTGACCTCTTCCATTGCTGGGAAGATGGGTCCATCTGGGACTCTTCTTCCTTTGCATGTCTTTTCCCTGACTTCATTTCTTCCCAAGTACAGACAATACTCATCAACTATTCCAGCaataaaaaagttttgaaaagagGCTATCAAGGCTGGCGTGTGGTTGTAAGGGtgtttttctgtgtttgctgCCATGGAGACCACAGCTGCAGGCCAGAGACGCTCCATCAGTGCCGGCACAGGCCTGCATTTGCCCCACGTGGGTGTGGGTACCAGTCAGGGCCGAACACGGCTGAAAGCTTGGCATGTGCAGTGTAAGGCCTGTGTGGAGCCCTCCGGCTCCCTTAGTGGTTCATCCCAAGGGCCTCGTCCCCAGAAACACCCAGATATGTTCGTTCAGTTGCAAGAAAACCCAAGTCACACCAGAGGGGCTAGAGTCTTGGGCAGGCCATCTGAGCTCAGGGGTGTTTTCCTGTGTGTCTTGTGGTCATGGCTGTCACTCAGCTTAAATGGCTTCCTGTCTTTTCAGAAATGCATTGCGGCCAAAAAGCTTAAACAGTCAATGGGAAACAAAAGCATGTCCTTCCCAGCCGGGAAGTCAGACAGGTAAGTGGCAGACGGCTGCGTGGCCCCAGAAACCCAGCCAGCAGCTCAGAGAACCTCCCCTACCAAATCCCTCTCTTTGTCATTCAGACTCTGAGATAGGAGGATGGAGGTGACTGCCGAAAGTCACTGCCCCCCAGGAGTCAGATTCCAGTCAttctttgctctctcccctcttACCACAGTTTTCCTGGGCTTACCTCAGAGGCAGTAGGTTTGAAGTTTTCCTAAATCAGCTTAAATTCCTGAggaatgaggggaaaaaatcaatacacaaatgtAGCTGTTGTCatcatttaagaatattttagttAAAAGCATGAAaccctaggggccggcccgtggccaagtggttaagttcacgcactctgcttcagcagcccagggtttcactggttcaaatcctaggtgcggacatggcaccactcatcaggccatgctgaggcggcgtcccacatgctacaactagaaggacccacaactaaaaatacacagctgtgtactggggggctttgggagaaaaaggaaaaataaaatctttaaaataaaaaacatgaaaccCTACTTTTGAGAGCAGACCCTGAGGTCAGAGGACTCGCCCCTAGGGTGTGGCATGATAAGCAGGGACCTGCCCTAGATCTTTGTCAGTGCAGCCTCTCCTTGTGGCTGGCCCAGCCCACCCCCTGTCTGCTGCAGCAGGGATGCAGGGCTGCCCAGCCTGCTTCTCCCGGACCCGAACAAACCACTCTCCCTCAGTTCCGCAGTACTAAGGTTTGCAACATTTTATAAACTGGCTGAGAGGGAACATCCAGCCAGACTGGAAGAAgtaacttttgttttcattctgtcTGTGCAGAGGTTTCAGGCACAACTGGCCAAAGAGATAGTGTTAGAAGAGAGCCTTGGGATCCGTCAGTGGACTGGACGCACCACATGCCGGTGCTGCTTTTGTACAGATTCATttttaaaccattaaaaataattcttactgGAAGAAAGCTGGTTTCTGACTTGCCTTTTGCTGCCACCACAGCTCTGGCAGGAGAGGACAGATGTCATCCTGTTCAGATCACCATCTTCGGCTGTCTGTGGGTAAGACAGAAGGATACGGTGATTTCTGGAGAAATCCAGAACCACCTCCGAGGAGAAATGCTGGAGAATCTCCTGACTCGGAGAAGGGCGGGGTCCGCAAGGCTCGGAGCTTGATGCGTCAGCTGCACTGTAAGAGGGCTCTCAGCActttcctccctccacctgcctccaTGTGATGTGAGTGCACCGGATGTAAAATACCGTGGGGAGAGGAGCTAGTGGGGTGCTTGAGAGCCAGCGCGGCTTCTGGCACCCGTGGgctcttctctgtccctttctctctgttttttttttgttttttaaagattttatttttcctttttctccccaaagccccccggtacatatttgtgtatttttagttgtgggtccctctagctgtggcatgtggaacaccgccgcagcatggcctgatgagcggtgccatgttggtgcccaggatccgaaccggcgaaaccctgggccgccgcagtggagcctAAGAACTCAACTACTCGGCCACAAAGTTGGcccctctttttgcttttttaactttgttttttcccaattaaaaagaTAGTAACATGTTCATTGTAGGAAGTgaggaaaacatagaaaaatgcaaagaaaaattaaatcatcTGTAACCCTATCACATGGAGATAACCTTTAACATGTTGGTATAAAGGCAAAAactgtgtatatatttaatttacaagCTTGGATTTATGTTTCAATAATTTTTCACCTTTAAAGTCTCTATTAGGAgacttttctcattctaaaattcattttaggggctggccccgtggccgagtggttaagtttgtgcgtgcactccacttcaggggcccagggtttcaccagtttggatcctgggtgcagacatggcaccgatccccaagccatgctgtggtggcgtcccacacagaagaactagaaggacctacaactagaatctacaactatgtactggggcctctggagacaggaaggaaaaaaaatttaaaaatttaaattcattttagctAATCCccataattaaacatttattttccatttttgtactATTAATAATGCAGCAGTGAACTTTTTGTATAAATTTGTGGCCCAATCTCTGGTTATTTCTTCAGAATGCCACTTGATTTTAATCCTGAGACGGGCTACTAAATCAAGAAAGCACAGAATaatgctattatttttgttttcacaaataCTTAAACAAGGAACCTGTTTTCTTGGAAGTTTTTCCCACAGACTATTGAGGGGGTTGACTGTGTGGATACCCTGTGGGGCTGCCAGGCCAAACCCCACGTCGCTCTGTGGCCACCGAGCGACCACTGGAGCGGGACAGCAGAGCACAGCCATCCCGAGGTACGAGAGGGTCTGTGCGTGTGAGGGCAGGAACGCTTGAGACGGACAGGGCAGCTTGGCAAAACAGGTGTTTCCTCTCTCCTGTGAATACAGTCACTCCAGGGCTAGTGTGGCAGCTCTGGTGCTCAGACTCTGGCTGTTATCCATCCTCAACTCGAACATGGGCCTTCCACCTCACGGGCCGGGTAACTGCCCTGGCTCCATCCATTGCATCCTCATTCCATTCagctggaaggagagaaggagacaagCACCCACTCTCCCTTTAAAAGGATATTGCCCATTTCCActtcccattggccagaactgagtCATATGGCCGCAGCAAAGGCTACTGGGAAAGTCATCATTTCGGTGCCCACATGCCCACCTCCAAATCTAGGGTTCTCTTATAGAATTTGGAAAGAATGGACATTGAGGCATAACAAGTGGTCTGCCAAAAAATGGCAGGATCTCTGCTATAAGAAATAtgtgagaatttttaaaagagaaattattttctactGAGGAGGCTTCATGAAAGGTGCATTTGGGTTGGACCTTGAAGAGTCAGGGCAGAAATCCAGGGAACCTGGTAGCCAGTGCTGCTCAAAGCGGGGGCctctgagaccacctgggagctggttagaaagaAGAGCCCCATGCTCCACCCAGACCTGCCCAATCAGGACCAGGGGCAGGCCCCAACCCGGttctaacaagctctccaggtgattcttagaCATGTGAAAGTTCCAGAACAGCTGTCCTAAGGGAGGCAGTGTGCCCCAGGCCTCGCTCAGTGGGCACAGGTGAGATGAGAACAGTGGGGACAATGGGTTAAATTTCTCATAGAGGTGAAATGATTCCTTGTCCTTTATTTGGAAAATCCTTACTAGTTTTGTCTTTGTGGCAAtgatctttttgttgttttttaaaaagttgggaACCATAGACAGTAGGAGTTGAGGTCTTCTTAGGTGTCCTTCCTTGGACAGCCCGATGTCAGTCCACAAATGTGTCTTTGGAATTTTACTGGTCCATGGAACCCAAAAATCCAGGACTCCTGAGCCGTGGGATGAAAACAGAAGCCTTGGGGGTGTTTGGAGAGCAGCTGTAGTTCCGGTTCACTGGAGCTTCAGGTCACAGTTAGGGCACTTGGATTCCCAGGACCAGGGAGGACAGGCGAGTGTATGGAGGGGCATGCGTAAGCCAGTCGGGGACTGCTCAGGGATGCGGACCCACGGGGCCGAGACGGCCTGTGCTCTGGGAAGAGGGACCTGGCTGGGCTGGTGGGGTTGGAGGTGGAGAGAGTTTATGAGCAGAAGGGCTCTCAGCTCAAGGAGGCACGCTTCTGTGGTGCCCTAGGCAGCTTGCCATAAGCATTTACAACCAAATAACACCAGGTGATAGCCGGATTCATTCCCACTTATAACCACAGCTGTCTGCCTAGCTGAACACAATGCTTAAAAAATGACTCTCAAGTGCTAACTGCTGGAAAGTCTGTCCGATGACAGACACACATCCCTACCCTGTGGCAGCCCCATTTGGACCACTGCCTCgcccacctctctcctcccatAAACTGTCTACGCTAAAGGAGGTTGGGATAGTTGATCTATGAGGCACTGATGCTTTACAGCTGAACTTTAAATGCACATTGGCCTGAATTCAGGGAAACAATTCATACTGTACCTTGGTTTTCTCCCTCCTGATTTTCCCCATCAGTTGTGAATTTACCAGGCTGTGTAGTGATGGCTACTTCCGGCAAAACCACAGTTTTTCCTCCTTGTGATCTGAAGTTGGGTGGCATTTCCGGGTTCATGGTCCCGTATATCTTGGGGACTTCTTTGCCTGTAATTTATACCGGGTGTCCATTTTCTCTGAACTTGGAAGGTTTGAGCCACTGCTATACATGCTAGCCTGGAGGTCCCACTTGCTCTTAGTGCTTGAGGTCAAGACCACAGTTTCAGCTTCGCCCCCTCTACAGAAGGGCCAGGGGTGTCATTCACGGTCCTTCTCATCTGAGGATGCTGTGCGGGAGCAGCCTTGTTCCACTTGCAAGAGGGCTAGGATGGACTTGACCCTCCCCTGTCCCTTCCATGCAGGGCCTTAGGAAAGCCAGGGCCCCTGTCTGGGCTCAGCTGTGCAGCACCTGGAAGAAAGTCAAGACAGCTGATTCCACGAGGTGCCTGGACAGGCATCCTAGCCTTCCACATTCCCTCAGCCTGTTATCCAGTGCTGCCAGCTACAGACACCATCTGTAGTCTCAAGGAGCTAAGTCTGGCTCAGGGTACACACAAGTGAACAGGCGATCACAACTCAGAGGCGTCAGTGTCTTGATGGAGGAAGCACAGGCTGTGATGATGCAAACTCCTCGACCCAAGTACAGGGTGAACCCAGTCAAGCCTGTAGTAACTGGACATACTGGTCGACTGCGTCTTACCTGCTTTGGCGCTCCTAGCCATTCTTCCACACCTTGGCTCATCTCCCCTTTAAAAGGAGCTTAGgagctggtcccatggccaaatggtgaagttcgtgcgctctgctgcagcggcccaggatttctccacctcggatcctgggtgcagacatggcaccgctcatcaagccatgctgaggtggcatcccacatgccacaactagaaggacctgcaactaaaaatatgctgtgtaccaggggggtttggggggggggggtaaaagtttttttaaaaatctaaaaaaaaaagcagcttaaATTTCACCAAGGCACATGGTTGCTGTAAGGCTTGAGGCGTGCACTGGCTGATAAACATGACTGTGTTACTCATCTGGGGTTAAGAGACACAAAACGCCCTTCCTACCTCCAAGTGGAGGCTGCAAAGCATCAGTCAAGAAACAACCCCTGTCGTGTCACCAGCAGCTCATGCCAGTTTCATCTCCCTGCCTTGGCATGCGAAGAACTACACGTGTAGAGCAATTAGCATTTAATATTTGGTAATTAGCATGCTTAATATGATTCAGAGAAGTTACTTGACATTTTCGTAAAAACAGAAAGCACATTCTCGCCCTTCAAGGAGCAAGGCCCAGTTTGTcaaaaaactgcatgccagtctTTTTTGGTGCTGAATATGCATGTGTTGGCCTCTTCTGGGACACTGCTGGTAAATTTAGAAACTCGTTTAGAAGAGAACTCCTTCTTATTCAGCAGCCATAATACCCTCTTGGATCAGAGACTCTAAGCGAAAATGGCTAAACCGAGCTTCAGTCTCGGGGCTGTGATGGTCCTTTTCAAGTAAATGAAAACCTTCCGTGCGCCCCCGACAAACCACACACTGTTCAAGTCCAACAAGGAGCCAAATGTGGGGCCGCGGCGAGAGATACAGTCTACCCCATCGCTCCAGCGCAACAACGTAACTCTTCGCCCGACAATGTAGCCGCCGGCTCCCGTTTCTCCAGCCCAAAGGCTCGAGCCGGCGTTCCGCACGTCCCACGCTCGGAAACTTCGCACCGAGGCCGAGACGTCAACTCAACTTTCCCGTCCCGAGTCGGGCACCCTTTCGCTCCCTCTCTGCGGCCCTCGGTGCCTCCCGGAtccctgggagggggcaggggcgcTGGGGCTTCACCGCCCGGTCGGCGCGGGGCCGGACGAAGGACCCGGACCCCTTCCGCCGGCCCGCCCCGGAACCCACCCCGCGGCCGGAGCCCGGCcccccggcccaggccccacgTGGCCCCTCGGAGCCGGCCGCACTACCCTGCTGCCGCCGACGGACGGCTGGGCCGGGCCACTGGGCGCCGCGCTGCCGGCCGGCGGCCAATGAGCGCGCTCGGAGCGTCGGCGGGGGCGGTGCCGCGGAGTCTCCGCCCACCCGCGCCCGCTTCACCATTGGAGGCTTTGGGTCCCGCCCCCGCCCGCAGGCACCGCCCCGCCGGTCGGGTTAGGTTGAGGCGCGGGCGGCAGGCAGATCTGGTCCCGTTGTGCTGCGGCTCCGCGCGGCCTTCAGTCCCGGGCCCGCGCCTCGCGCTGCCGGTCCGCCCGCCATGGAGCCCGGCCCCGACggccccgccgcccccggccccgctGCCATCCGCGAGGGCTGGTTCCGCGAGACATGCAGCCTGTGGCCCGGCCAGGCCCTGTCCCTGCAGGTGGAGCAGCTGCTCCATCACCAGCGCTCGCGGTACCAGGATATCCTTGTCTTCCGCAGGTACCACCGCCGGCCCAGCCCCGCGCCCCCGCGACGGCTCTCAGCTCAGACCGCCCGCTGCCCACCCCCGCGCGAACCAGCCGGGGCTCCTACCCCGATCCCGGCCCAGACCACCCTCTTCCTGCTAGACCCCTGTCATGCGCCTTTTACCTCTGGACGCCCGCAGCTGTCTCTGCCCGTCCCTCCTCCTGCAAAACTGTCATAAGTTCTCATGAACTAGGCCTGTCACCTCCCTGggtcccctcccagccctgcatCCTGTCTCCCTGCGCTGGGGGCCGGCATTTCGGGCGGTCCTCTTCGGCGGGGAGGGAGCCGGAGTCTGCGCCGACCCAACGCGCTCAGCTCCACGTGTCAGTCCGGGACACGTCAGAGCCGGGACCCCGAGTCcaaccccagcccccagccagcggGCCTGCCTGCCGATCCTCGCCACGTGTCACCTCCAGTACTCACCCCTGGAACCCCTGGGCAGGTTGGGGGAGATTCTTCTCACCTAGGGCGACTGGGGGAACGGTGCCCCGACCCCAGGGGAACCAGGTCCCTGACTGTCACTCCTGCCTGCAGTAAGAGCTACGGCAACGTGCTGGTGTTGGACGGTGTCATCCAGTGCACAGAGAGGGACGAGTTCTCCTACCAGGAGATGATAGCCAACCTGCCCCTCTGCAGCCACCCCAACCCACGCAAGGTACCTCGCTCCCCctgagattcaccctgagcctggTGATAGGAAGCCCAGCCCTCGGTGTCCCACAGAACAGTTCTGGAGGCCCCAGATGTGCCTGGTGCTCAGCCCAGGTGCTTCCTAAGTGGTTGTCAGAGAAAGTGCTAGCAAGGacaaggaggggtgggggagcagcCCATTTCACAAGGGGGTGAACGGCTGCAACAGTTCTGGCTGAGGCCTGAAGCTTAGGAGGGAGCAGCCCTGGGAGGCCTTTCCAGGAAAAGGGGACACCTGGTGCCAAGTTCCTGAGGCAGGAAAGTGTTTCTGAGAGTAGAAAATGAAGTAATGAGGCCTGTGGACCAGAGGAGTAGAGATACACACCCTTGTTCCAGATGGTTCTGCGTGAGTGCATCTGCCCAGTGCTGGCTGGGCCCTGCTCCTGACTGTGCCTCCCCCTCCCAGGTGCTGATCAtcgggggcggggatgggggtgTCCTGCGGGAGGTGGTGAAGCATTCCTCCCTGGAGTCCGTGGTCCAGTGCGAGATTGACGAGGTGAGTGCCGGGAGTGTGGCCAGGATCTGGTTCCAGTTGCCATTCTGCCCTGAGTTGGCCCTGGacccttgggcaagtcgcttaatATTTctaggcacacagtaggtgtgccATGATGCCTGTTCTTAGTAAGGCTAAGAGCTGGTTTTTAATTCAAGTTTTAGGCATGGCCCAGGGCCTCCCAATCACTAGAGCATCTGCCCATTACACACGACATGCTTTTAATGAGCATCGACCGTGTGCAGACATTGCTCTAGGTGCTAGGGTACATGGTGCGTGGACGGGGCCAGTCCTGCCCCCTTGGACCCAATGGAGGAGACATCAGAGAGTGATCTGATGAAGGCATAACAGGGGCAGGGGGgtgagaggaagagggggagagtGGAGGCTGGTCAGGGCAGGCCTCCAGGAGAGGTGGGTTTGAGCTGAGGCCTGAACAGGAAGCAGCTGGCCACGCGGAGGCAGGCGAAGGTTCTCCTGGCCGAGGCTGGAATTACTACAACCCTCTGAAATAGCAAGAAAGCCATTCGGATGGGCGGTTGGGCTAGGGGCTGGAACTGGGATGGTGGAGATGCCGCCGAGCAGCAGCGGGCAGGAGCCAGCCCTCCATGAGGAGCTGAGGGAAGGGGGAGGTACTGGAGTgctccccatcttacagatgtggGAACCGGGTatccacaaactggatggcttgcCCGAGGTGACTGAGCTATGCGAGGGACTGCTGGGAGTGCCCCTCCACTCCGACTGCCTCCAGTGCCCCCAACCCCCATGGCCCAGCCTGgtccctcccatcccctccccaggATGTCATTCAAGTCTCTAAGAAGTTCCTGCCTGGCATGGCCATAGGCTACTCCAGCTCAAAGCTGACCCTACACGTGGGCGACGGCTTTGAGTTCATGAAACAGAACCAGGATGCCTTCGATGTCATCATCACTGACTCCTCAGACCCCATGGGTAAGCAGGGGATGGGCCCGGGCCCTCTGGCGGCCTCCAGTGCGAAGGCCAGCTTCCCTGTCTGTGCCCAGGCCTGACCGCAGGGTAGAGAACAGGGGCCCTGGACCTGGAGCTGCACTGTCCCTTCTCAGGTGCACTTTTCCCCATCAAATCTGACTATGCAGAGCAGGGGGACCAGGCTGCTGCCCAAAGTGCAGAAGGTAGTTGGGAACCTGGAAAGAGTGGGGCTCTGGCCTTGGCCCACTGAGGCCCCAGTTTCTTCTTCAGCCACTTCTCCGCTCTTGATAGACCAGTGTCAGGGCTGGGGTGGGATCGAGTCCCAAGGCAGGTTGGAAATTCCCCTAGTGCCGTGCCAATGAAAATGCCCCAGGAAGGGAGTTAAAACGTGGACCACCCTCAGATACTGGGGCAATGGGTCCCTGCACCCCTCAAAAGCACCCTTGGTGGGTTTCTGAATTccacagatctgggttcaaatcctggctctgccccttcgCAGCCATGTGGGTCTGTGTGGTGGGGTGACAGTG
This genomic interval carries:
- the SRM gene encoding spermidine synthase; translation: MEPGPDGPAAPGPAAIREGWFRETCSLWPGQALSLQVEQLLHHQRSRYQDILVFRSKSYGNVLVLDGVIQCTERDEFSYQEMIANLPLCSHPNPRKVLIIGGGDGGVLREVVKHSSLESVVQCEIDEDVIQVSKKFLPGMAIGYSSSKLTLHVGDGFEFMKQNQDAFDVIITDSSDPMGPAESLFKESYYQLMKTALKEDGILCCQGECQWLHLDLIKEMRQFCKSLFPVVDYAYCTIPTYPSGQIGFMLCSKNPNTNFREPVQQLTQKQVEQMQLKYYNSAVHQAAFVLPEFARKALNDVS